The Planctomicrobium piriforme genome window below encodes:
- a CDS encoding aspartate kinase, which produces MSIVVQKFGGTSVATAEKIRAAAQRAVNTKRAGHQVVMVVSARGHKTDELVRLAEEVSAKPSTREMDMLLSTGEQEAVALVAMAIHGLGEKAVSLTGGQIGIVTDSTYSKARIRSISNDRIKGHLNAGEIVVACGFQGIDDDFNITTLGRGGSDTTATALAAALEADECEIYTDVEGVFTTDPRAVSAARKVSEISYDEMLELASLGAGVMHSRSIEFAKKFRVPLRVRPSFNNNAGTLISNRSEDRVVTGLAMAKNEARVTLGDLPDQPGVMKTIFTNMSARKIPIDMVIQNVAVSGKAEVTFTVPEGDLAETLTAAEAAVKELGAGFVRSGTHVSKVSAVGSGMLTHSGVAAQMFKSLSDQKINLEMITTSEIKISVLVDRSRCDDALLAVHRGFQLEQSTAVAPAIGAGQVATARASGPENADRLEAVVSRLASMEDIVVSEVLLDETQARVSVHNIPDVPGSCTRIFTAVANGEVVVDMIVQNVSHSGQAQVSMTVPRTQLEHCLKVLKTCIADWSGATITSEPAIAKLSVAGIGLRTHTGVGERLFRALADAGINIQMINTSEIRMSVVVATNQGPQGYAALKQAFHLE; this is translated from the coding sequence ATGTCGATCGTCGTTCAGAAGTTCGGGGGGACCAGCGTCGCCACCGCCGAGAAAATTCGGGCTGCCGCACAACGGGCCGTCAACACGAAACGGGCCGGCCATCAGGTCGTCATGGTGGTCTCTGCTCGCGGACATAAAACCGACGAGCTGGTTCGTCTGGCGGAAGAAGTTTCCGCCAAACCCTCCACCCGTGAAATGGACATGCTCCTCTCGACCGGCGAGCAGGAAGCAGTCGCCCTTGTCGCCATGGCGATTCACGGACTCGGTGAAAAAGCCGTCAGCCTCACCGGCGGGCAGATCGGGATCGTCACCGACTCGACCTATTCCAAAGCCCGGATTCGCTCGATCTCCAACGACCGCATCAAGGGGCACCTGAATGCCGGCGAAATCGTGGTCGCCTGCGGCTTTCAGGGGATCGACGACGACTTCAATATCACCACACTCGGCCGCGGCGGCAGTGACACCACCGCCACTGCGCTGGCTGCGGCGCTCGAAGCCGATGAATGTGAGATCTACACCGACGTGGAAGGGGTCTTTACCACCGACCCCCGCGCCGTGTCAGCCGCCCGTAAGGTCTCCGAGATTTCTTACGATGAAATGCTCGAGCTCGCCAGTCTCGGGGCAGGGGTGATGCACTCCCGCTCGATCGAGTTCGCCAAGAAGTTCCGCGTCCCGCTCCGCGTGCGGCCGTCATTCAATAACAACGCCGGCACGCTGATTTCCAATCGCAGCGAAGATCGCGTCGTGACCGGCCTGGCGATGGCGAAAAATGAAGCCCGCGTGACGCTCGGCGATCTCCCCGATCAACCCGGCGTGATGAAAACCATCTTCACGAACATGTCCGCCCGGAAAATTCCGATCGACATGGTGATTCAGAACGTCGCCGTGAGCGGCAAGGCAGAAGTGACGTTCACCGTACCGGAAGGGGATCTCGCGGAAACCCTCACCGCTGCCGAAGCGGCCGTGAAAGAGCTGGGGGCCGGGTTTGTTCGCAGCGGGACGCATGTGTCGAAGGTTTCCGCGGTCGGCAGCGGCATGCTGACTCACTCGGGCGTCGCGGCCCAGATGTTCAAATCACTATCGGATCAGAAGATCAACCTGGAGATGATCACCACCAGCGAGATCAAGATTTCTGTCCTCGTCGACCGCAGCCGCTGCGATGACGCACTGCTGGCCGTGCATCGCGGTTTTCAACTGGAGCAGAGTACGGCCGTCGCCCCGGCGATCGGCGCCGGACAGGTCGCCACCGCGCGAGCCAGCGGACCGGAGAACGCCGACCGGCTGGAAGCGGTCGTCAGCCGACTCGCCAGCATGGAAGACATCGTCGTCAGCGAAGTGCTGCTCGACGAAACCCAGGCCCGGGTGTCGGTCCACAATATTCCCGACGTCCCCGGCTCCTGCACTCGCATCTTCACCGCCGTGGCGAACGGAGAAGTGGTGGTCGACATGATCGTGCAAAACGTCAGCCACAGTGGTCAGGCCCAGGTGTCGATGACCGTTCCCCGCACACAACTCGAACACTGCCTGAAAGTCCTCAAGACCTGCATTGCCGACTGGTCCGGCGCAACGATCACCTCAGAACCGGCAATTGCCAAGCTGAGCGTCGCTGGCATTGGACTGCGGACCCACACCGGCGTGGGGGAACGTCTATTCCGCGCCCTCGCCGATGCAGGCATCAACATCCAGATGATCAACACCAGCGAAATCCGGATGAGCGTCGTCGTCGCGACCAACCAGGGCCCGCAGGGGTATGCAGCGCTGAAGCAGGCTTTTCATTTGGAATAG
- a CDS encoding helix-turn-helix domain-containing protein, whose protein sequence is MTTTRKSLFERLQLGVQEGIAFSKGELNLRTVEIPDDPPEIDSSTLVALRETAAMSQAVFAKMLNVSTKTVQSWEQGSRRPSDASKRLIQIFTEHPDVVCQTVGLPAIKLEGVTVRDLGQGRRKIVIQKKLKSRAE, encoded by the coding sequence ATGACGACAACTCGCAAATCACTGTTCGAACGACTGCAGCTCGGCGTGCAGGAGGGGATCGCCTTTTCCAAAGGGGAACTCAACCTGCGCACGGTCGAAATCCCTGATGATCCGCCGGAAATCGACTCATCGACGCTGGTGGCATTGCGTGAGACGGCGGCGATGTCACAGGCGGTCTTCGCCAAGATGCTGAACGTCTCGACAAAAACGGTGCAGAGCTGGGAACAGGGAAGTCGCCGGCCGTCAGATGCTTCGAAACGTCTCATTCAGATTTTCACCGAGCACCCCGATGTGGTCTGCCAGACGGTCGGTCTCCCGGCCATCAAGCTGGAAGGAGTGACAGTCCGCGACCTGGGACAGGGGCGGCGGAAAATCGTCATTCAAAAGAAACTGAAATCGCGAGCCGAATAA
- the tsaE gene encoding tRNA (adenosine(37)-N6)-threonylcarbamoyltransferase complex ATPase subunit type 1 TsaE, whose protein sequence is MLMTFESGSLEETVRFGRVLADCLKAGDVVALIGNLGAGKTHLVQAIAEGLGVSAEDVHSPTFVLIQEYDARLPICHIDAYRLNDIDEFLELGADELVGGDCVALIEWADRVAEVLPRDRLTVELTATGENARRLDISGSGARSNAIVEALTSRLDRSCFTTESRRHGEEGTTKKTKDTK, encoded by the coding sequence ATGTTGATGACGTTTGAATCCGGCTCGCTTGAGGAGACCGTTCGGTTCGGTCGGGTGCTGGCCGATTGCCTAAAAGCCGGTGACGTTGTCGCGCTGATTGGAAATCTGGGGGCGGGGAAGACGCATCTCGTCCAGGCGATTGCCGAAGGGCTGGGAGTCTCTGCCGAGGACGTTCACAGCCCGACGTTTGTTCTCATTCAGGAGTACGACGCCCGACTCCCCATCTGTCATATCGATGCCTATCGGTTGAACGACATCGATGAGTTTCTCGAACTGGGGGCCGATGAACTGGTCGGCGGCGACTGTGTCGCACTGATCGAATGGGCCGACCGCGTCGCGGAAGTTCTCCCCCGCGACCGCTTGACCGTCGAGCTCACCGCCACCGGCGAAAATGCCCGCCGCCTCGACATCTCCGGCTCCGGCGCGCGGAGCAACGCCATCGTCGAAGCATTAACGTCGCGACTTGATCGCTCATGTTTCACCACGGAGTCACGGAGACATGGAGAAGAAGGAACCACGAAAAAAACGAAAGACACGAAATAA
- a CDS encoding coproporphyrinogen-III oxidase family protein: protein MSTETKTDIGSYFVSNYPPFSQWKRDFVPEFYETLDSPPDPTVPLGMYLHIPFCRKRCKFCYFRVYIQQNADTIKRYVDTLDREVQLLKNRPAIAGRELQFVYFGGGTPSYLSAKQLRLLRDKLSESVSWDTAKEVTFECEPGTLSLEKVQTLKDIGITRVSLGVENFNDAILEENGRAHLSPEIDRAYGWIQQVGFPQVNIDLIAGMVGETDENWHACVERALSMQPDNLTVYQMELPWNTVYSKEMLTGGLESPVADWPTKRRWASEAIDYFMAAGYELSSGNELVKSRATDKFHYRDNLFRGSDILAVGVSSFGHLQGVHYQNQDELEAYMNTVNSGELPVKRALTPTPHQRLIREWILQMKEGRLSAAPFREKFGVDPLEEFAEPLANQQRAGYLEVDGDEVRLTRKGLLQVDSLLTEYFEEQHREVRYT, encoded by the coding sequence ATGTCCACGGAAACCAAAACCGACATCGGCAGCTACTTCGTTTCCAACTATCCGCCGTTCTCGCAGTGGAAACGGGACTTTGTTCCCGAGTTTTATGAAACGCTCGACAGCCCGCCGGACCCGACGGTCCCGCTGGGGATGTACCTGCACATCCCGTTCTGCCGCAAGCGCTGCAAGTTCTGTTACTTCCGCGTTTACATCCAGCAGAACGCCGACACGATCAAGCGGTACGTCGACACGCTCGACCGCGAAGTGCAACTGCTGAAAAACCGACCTGCCATCGCCGGCCGCGAACTGCAGTTTGTGTACTTTGGAGGAGGGACGCCGTCTTATCTCAGTGCGAAGCAACTGCGGCTGCTCCGCGACAAGCTCAGCGAATCGGTCTCGTGGGACACTGCCAAAGAAGTGACGTTCGAGTGCGAGCCCGGCACGCTCAGTCTCGAAAAAGTGCAGACGCTCAAAGACATCGGTATCACCCGCGTCTCACTGGGAGTCGAAAACTTCAACGACGCGATTCTGGAAGAGAACGGCCGCGCACATCTCTCGCCCGAAATTGATCGTGCCTACGGCTGGATTCAACAGGTCGGCTTTCCACAGGTGAACATCGACCTCATCGCCGGCATGGTCGGCGAGACCGATGAGAACTGGCACGCCTGCGTCGAACGCGCCCTGTCGATGCAGCCTGACAACCTCACCGTCTACCAGATGGAACTCCCCTGGAATACCGTCTATTCCAAAGAGATGCTGACGGGCGGCCTCGAATCCCCCGTCGCCGACTGGCCGACGAAACGCCGCTGGGCCAGCGAAGCAATCGACTATTTCATGGCCGCAGGCTACGAACTCTCCAGCGGTAACGAACTGGTGAAAAGCCGCGCGACCGACAAGTTCCACTACCGCGATAACCTGTTCCGCGGCAGCGATATTCTGGCCGTCGGCGTCTCCTCCTTCGGGCATCTGCAGGGGGTGCATTACCAGAACCAGGACGAACTCGAAGCCTACATGAACACCGTCAATTCGGGCGAGCTGCCAGTGAAGCGGGCGCTCACTCCCACCCCCCATCAGCGTCTGATCCGCGAATGGATTCTGCAGATGAAAGAAGGGCGACTGAGCGCCGCGCCATTCCGCGAAAAGTTTGGCGTCGACCCCCTCGAAGAGTTCGCAGAACCATTGGCAAATCAACAACGGGCTGGTTACCTCGAAGTCGATGGCGATGAAGTCCGTCTCACCCGAAAAGGGCTCCTCCAGGTCGACAGCCTGCTGACCGAGTACTTCGAAGAGCAGCACCGCGAAGTTCGGTATACATGA
- the xylB gene encoding xylulokinase, with amino-acid sequence MSVYLGIDIGTSGTKTLAVREDGEILASATFEYPLSNPQPGWSEQNPEDWWTASADGVQAVLQQGKITPESVRGIGLSGQMHGSVFLNKQQQVIRPALLWNDQRTALECQEIESRAGGRAALIEMVANPALTGFTAPKILWLRNHEPKHYEQLTQVLLPKDYVRFRLTGEYATEVSDASGTLLLDVRHRCWSQALLSRLEIDPALLPKVYESEEVSGHLSASAAKRLGLPAGVPVVGGGGDQAAGAVGNGIVSRGVISATLGTSGVVFAHSDEVQIDPDGRLHTFCHAVRGKWHVMGCVLSAGGSLQWYRNQLGQPEKATAEAMGVDPYVLLNAEAAQAPAGSEGLFFLPYLTGERSPLNDPHARGAWIGLTWRHGRPHLVRSVMEGATFAMRDCLEVTKEMQIPVGEIRVSGGGARSPFWRQLQADIYGQPVSTINAEQGPAYGVALLAAAGTGAYKDVVEACQATIRVVSQTPPDATAKARYDAAYPVYRQLYRSLKNDFPKIEALVTG; translated from the coding sequence ATGAGCGTTTATCTCGGCATCGATATCGGTACCAGCGGCACCAAGACTCTGGCGGTACGGGAAGACGGAGAAATTCTGGCCTCGGCGACGTTTGAATACCCGCTGTCGAACCCGCAACCCGGCTGGTCGGAGCAGAATCCCGAAGACTGGTGGACCGCTTCCGCCGACGGCGTTCAGGCAGTCTTGCAGCAGGGGAAGATCACCCCTGAGAGCGTCCGCGGCATCGGCCTCTCCGGTCAAATGCACGGCAGCGTCTTTCTCAACAAGCAGCAACAGGTGATTCGTCCGGCACTGCTCTGGAACGACCAGCGGACTGCCCTCGAGTGCCAGGAAATCGAGTCGCGAGCCGGAGGACGGGCGGCGCTGATCGAGATGGTCGCCAACCCGGCACTGACCGGTTTTACCGCCCCGAAAATCCTGTGGCTGCGGAATCACGAACCGAAACACTACGAACAACTGACGCAGGTGCTGCTTCCCAAGGATTACGTCCGCTTCCGGCTCACCGGCGAGTATGCCACGGAAGTCAGCGACGCCTCAGGCACGCTGTTGCTGGATGTCCGCCACCGCTGCTGGAGCCAGGCGCTGCTGAGCCGCCTGGAGATTGATCCCGCACTGCTGCCGAAGGTTTATGAATCCGAAGAAGTCAGCGGGCATCTTTCCGCCAGCGCCGCCAAACGCCTCGGCCTGCCCGCCGGGGTTCCGGTGGTCGGCGGGGGAGGGGATCAGGCGGCCGGCGCGGTCGGTAACGGCATCGTCTCGCGGGGTGTGATCTCGGCGACGCTGGGGACAAGCGGGGTCGTATTCGCCCATAGCGACGAAGTGCAGATTGATCCCGATGGGCGGCTGCATACGTTCTGCCACGCCGTGCGGGGCAAGTGGCATGTGATGGGCTGCGTCTTGTCGGCGGGCGGCAGCCTGCAATGGTATCGCAATCAACTCGGACAGCCGGAGAAGGCGACCGCCGAGGCAATGGGAGTCGATCCCTACGTCTTGCTCAATGCCGAAGCCGCACAGGCCCCCGCCGGTTCCGAAGGGCTCTTCTTTCTCCCCTACCTGACGGGAGAACGCTCGCCGCTCAACGATCCCCATGCCCGGGGAGCCTGGATCGGGCTCACCTGGCGTCACGGCCGGCCGCACCTGGTCCGCTCGGTCATGGAGGGAGCCACGTTCGCCATGCGGGACTGCCTGGAAGTGACCAAGGAAATGCAGATTCCGGTGGGCGAAATTCGCGTGTCCGGCGGCGGAGCCCGCAGTCCGTTCTGGCGGCAATTACAGGCGGACATCTACGGGCAGCCGGTCTCGACAATCAATGCCGAACAGGGGCCTGCCTATGGAGTGGCTCTGCTCGCCGCGGCCGGCACCGGGGCCTACAAGGATGTGGTCGAAGCCTGTCAGGCGACAATTCGAGTCGTTTCCCAAACTCCCCCAGACGCGACGGCAAAAGCGCGTTATGATGCCGCGTATCCGGTCTAC